In one Nitrososphaera viennensis EN76 genomic region, the following are encoded:
- a CDS encoding antitoxin VapB family protein encodes MPTRTLSITEEAYRALKASKKEGESFTDVILRLTGSKGSARRLLEMMDEMYSPELADRVEQASKESRRSFKTRDVELP; translated from the coding sequence ATGCCGACAAGAACGCTATCAATCACAGAAGAGGCATACCGCGCCCTCAAAGCCTCAAAGAAGGAGGGAGAATCGTTTACGGACGTTATTCTCCGGCTGACTGGAAGCAAGGGCAGCGCGCGCCGGCTGCTTGAAATGATGGACGAAATGTATTCGCCAGAGCTGGCAGACAGAGTCGAACAGGCAAGCAAGGAATCGCGCAGGAGCTTCAAGACCCGAGACGTGGAACTCCCCTGA
- a CDS encoding HEPN domain-containing protein: protein MSLSDLSKKRIIEQFRSEPQQVRDQMDLARAKLKSAKNILGINEWEEAHNAAYHAMQAAGRALMYDKGYRPMSADHHVAVILFVQAVHGNKFGPEVLKAFDNARKKRSESLYDAADTISPTQAKNLVTKAEFFVSKAAAILKL, encoded by the coding sequence ATGAGTTTAAGCGATCTATCAAAGAAGCGCATAATTGAACAATTCAGGTCTGAACCTCAACAGGTAAGGGACCAGATGGATCTAGCGAGAGCGAAGCTCAAATCTGCAAAGAATATTCTCGGTATAAATGAATGGGAGGAGGCCCACAATGCAGCTTATCACGCCATGCAGGCAGCAGGAAGGGCACTAATGTATGATAAAGGGTACAGACCGATGAGTGCCGATCACCATGTTGCAGTCATACTCTTCGTTCAAGCAGTTCATGGCAACAAGTTCGGACCTGAAGTCCTCAAAGCGTTCGACAATGCAAGGAAGAAGAGGAGCGAGTCGCTTTATGACGCAGCAGACACCATTTCTCCTACACAGGCCAAGAACCTTGTCACCAAGGCTGAATTTTTCGTGTCAAAAGCGGCCGCAATATTGAAACTCTAG
- a CDS encoding Cdc6/Cdc18 family protein produces MLSEVEKENLLFARKDLLDTLTFPSSIVGRKEKAMELVRLIAGYKKGHVVPFISVYGRSGAGKSTVVRFVCENLDDALCCFVNLRRAKTVFGCANLILGEMGEPSLKSAQGINVAVEKIQGAIESLSKGKRLFVLVLDEFDVLFYDKRGKPSDFIYKLLVMEEKLREKGVLSCIIVISNNVMADYEVDDRVRSRMGSTEVFFPAYTKKDVLEILRERAAKAFSAPVDPAVLEYCAEKSSEEHGDARRAIDLLRVAAEIASFKEEKLANVHVDAATDQLQKDRVNLALSSASYHLKLACAALARITYLTGEAWHSTSVIYAQYCKIIRKDTRPLTYRRVSELLTELDNTGLVVSQTSSRGRHGYGTQYKLNISPEIVGSACFPDWWKNVVQKKKEHERKEDEKNNIFMPAGKSHFGGLGRLLDTLEDESWKDFVGLDA; encoded by the coding sequence ATGTTATCGGAAGTTGAGAAGGAAAACCTGCTCTTTGCAAGAAAAGACCTTCTCGACACTCTGACGTTTCCCTCCTCAATAGTTGGCCGCAAAGAGAAGGCAATGGAGCTTGTGCGGCTGATTGCAGGCTACAAGAAGGGTCATGTAGTTCCGTTTATTTCAGTCTACGGAAGAAGTGGCGCGGGCAAGTCCACAGTCGTCAGGTTTGTCTGCGAGAACCTGGATGATGCGTTGTGCTGCTTTGTCAACCTGCGCAGGGCCAAGACAGTTTTTGGCTGCGCGAATTTGATCCTGGGCGAAATGGGGGAACCGAGCCTAAAGAGTGCGCAGGGAATCAATGTCGCGGTGGAAAAGATTCAGGGCGCCATTGAATCCTTGTCAAAGGGCAAGAGACTCTTTGTCTTGGTCCTGGATGAATTTGACGTGCTCTTTTACGACAAGCGTGGCAAGCCATCTGACTTTATCTACAAGCTTTTGGTGATGGAGGAAAAGCTGCGCGAGAAAGGAGTCCTTTCCTGCATAATAGTCATCTCTAACAACGTGATGGCAGACTACGAAGTGGACGACAGGGTAAGGTCGAGGATGGGATCAACAGAGGTGTTCTTTCCTGCATACACAAAGAAGGATGTGCTTGAGATACTGAGGGAAAGGGCTGCCAAGGCATTCTCGGCGCCAGTCGATCCTGCTGTCCTGGAGTACTGCGCAGAAAAGAGCTCTGAGGAGCACGGCGACGCAAGACGTGCCATCGACCTCCTCAGGGTAGCTGCAGAGATTGCTAGCTTTAAAGAGGAGAAATTGGCTAATGTGCATGTTGATGCGGCCACAGATCAGCTGCAGAAAGACAGGGTAAACCTGGCGCTTTCGAGCGCATCCTATCATCTAAAACTTGCATGCGCAGCGCTTGCGCGGATAACGTACCTGACCGGTGAGGCGTGGCACTCGACATCTGTCATCTATGCACAGTACTGCAAGATTATTCGGAAAGATACAAGGCCGCTGACGTACAGGAGAGTTTCAGAATTGCTGACAGAACTGGACAACACCGGGCTCGTTGTTTCGCAGACCAGCTCACGGGGAAGACACGGATATGGGACGCAGTACAAACTCAACATATCGCCGGAGATAGTTGGAAGCGCATGTTTTCCTGACTGGTGGAAAAATGTTGTGCAGAAAAAGAAAGAGCACGAGAGAAAGGAAGACGAGAAAAATAATATCTTCATGCCGGCCGGCAAGTCCCATTTTGGAGGCCTTGGCAGGCTTCTAGACACATTAGAAGATGAAAGCTGGAAGGACTTTGTTGGACTTGATGCATAA
- a CDS encoding transposase, with amino-acid sequence MQLYFSGESLRNTQRSLRLIGIDVSYVTVYRWIGKYVTLMQDYVEKLQPPVSDTWRADEIYVKIKGDMKYVFALMDDETRYWIAQEVADTKYKHDARSIFRKGKELTGKKPMKLITDGLPAYRDAYLKEFWTLKKETRTEHVNTIKLAGNMQNNKMERMNGEIRDREKVMRGLKKRDSPILKGIQLYHNAIREHQGLNGKTPLEVCGIKVEGENKWITLIQNATETINRRAN; translated from the coding sequence ATGCAATTGTACTTTAGCGGAGAGAGCCTTCGCAATACGCAACGCTCTCTCAGGCTGATAGGCATTGATGTGTCATACGTCACTGTCTATCGCTGGATAGGCAAGTACGTGACGCTAATGCAAGACTATGTAGAGAAGTTACAGCCGCCAGTGTCGGATACATGGAGGGCAGATGAGATTTACGTCAAGATAAAAGGCGACATGAAGTACGTTTTCGCTCTCATGGATGACGAGACACGCTATTGGATAGCCCAAGAGGTGGCAGATACCAAATACAAGCATGACGCTCGCTCAATTTTCAGAAAGGGCAAAGAGCTTACTGGCAAAAAGCCAATGAAGCTGATAACTGACGGCCTTCCTGCTTACCGGGACGCATATCTCAAGGAGTTTTGGACGCTGAAAAAGGAAACGAGGACAGAGCACGTAAACACGATAAAGCTGGCTGGTAACATGCAGAATAACAAGATGGAGCGTATGAACGGGGAGATAAGAGATAGAGAGAAGGTCATGCGCGGTTTGAAAAAGAGGGATTCGCCCATACTAAAGGGCATTCAGCTATACCACAACGCGATACGAGAGCATCAGGGGTTGAACGGCAAGACTCCACTAGAGGTATGTGGCATTAAAGTTGAAGGCGAGAACAAATGGATAACGCTAATACAGAACGCGACTGAAACAATAAATCGTAGGGCGAATTAG
- a CDS encoding AbrB family transcriptional regulator — MSEESQGDITVLTKANTRSQSLRTTIPMSITRQLRLKEGGKLRWEIQAKDNNLVVVVSALAHNES, encoded by the coding sequence ATGAGCGAAGAGTCGCAAGGCGACATTACAGTATTGACAAAGGCAAACACGCGCAGCCAGTCTTTGCGCACCACTATTCCAATGTCTATTACTAGGCAATTGAGGCTAAAAGAAGGTGGAAAGCTGAGATGGGAAATTCAGGCCAAGGACAATAATCTAGTTGTCGTTGTCAGCGCATTAGCACACAATGAGAGTTAG
- a CDS encoding ligand-gated ion channel, which yields MNAKIEPSRVEPNYYEVRVKGTFLKNMDFRNYPFDTQQVTVEVEGFETVDKLVFVPDTAASGYDSLINVPGWNLGETEQSVIVHQYPDQSYSRYIFSFDIQRAALSAFLKTIFPVVIITTIAMLAFWMSPTNFPPRIGLAASTLLAAVAAHLAAASQLPPIGYLTLMDKVMIVAYALFLNNLVSMVLQMRLVDHKKEEQAAKVNARMRKLMPVIIGVILTVLVPFDLRVV from the coding sequence ATGAATGCCAAAATCGAGCCAAGCCGGGTAGAGCCAAACTATTACGAAGTGAGAGTAAAAGGGACCTTCCTAAAGAACATGGATTTTAGAAACTATCCGTTTGACACACAGCAGGTGACTGTCGAAGTCGAAGGGTTTGAAACCGTCGACAAGCTGGTGTTTGTTCCCGACACTGCAGCGAGCGGATACGACAGCCTGATAAACGTGCCAGGATGGAACCTTGGAGAGACTGAACAGAGTGTGATTGTCCATCAGTATCCGGACCAAAGCTATTCGAGATACATCTTCTCATTTGACATCCAGAGAGCTGCGCTGTCAGCATTTCTAAAGACGATATTTCCCGTCGTAATCATCACGACCATAGCGATGCTTGCATTCTGGATGAGTCCCACGAACTTTCCTCCTCGAATCGGGCTTGCCGCCTCGACATTGCTCGCTGCAGTGGCAGCACATCTGGCGGCAGCAAGCCAACTCCCTCCGATAGGCTACCTCACTCTTATGGACAAGGTGATGATAGTTGCTTATGCACTCTTTCTAAACAATCTCGTTTCCATGGTCCTGCAGATGCGTCTGGTGGATCATAAGAAGGAAGAGCAGGCGGCGAAAGTGAATGCAAGGATGCGAAAGTTGATGCCGGTGATCATTGGCGTCATACTTACAGTTCTTGTGCCTTTCGATCTAAGAGTCGTGTAG
- a CDS encoding nucleotidyltransferase domain-containing protein — protein sequence MASSMLEQLFTSKARVKVLETFLVTSSDAEMHIRELARELNTSPPHIMKVLESLTNLGILTKVRRGNMVFYKLNKSSTIAEDIKRILLKTESLGYEFQKLLKASDKQSIRYALIYGSFAKGTEVTSSDIDLLVIGDIDEDEVVKTVLKAQKRIGREINYIVWNEKEFAEKIRSEAVLLREIAKTPVIMLIGDEHEFKRSIKEAHN from the coding sequence TTGGCAAGTAGCATGTTAGAACAACTCTTTACTTCAAAAGCTAGAGTGAAGGTCCTAGAAACGTTCCTAGTAACTTCGAGCGATGCAGAAATGCACATCAGAGAGCTGGCCAGAGAATTAAACACTTCTCCACCGCACATCATGAAGGTTCTTGAAAGCCTGACAAACCTAGGCATACTGACAAAAGTAAGAAGAGGAAATATGGTATTTTACAAACTCAATAAATCTTCAACCATAGCTGAAGATATCAAGAGAATTCTACTAAAGACCGAAAGCCTAGGTTACGAATTTCAGAAGCTTCTGAAAGCATCAGACAAACAAAGTATCAGATACGCACTGATATATGGGTCATTTGCAAAAGGAACTGAAGTCACCAGTAGTGACATAGATCTATTGGTGATAGGTGATATAGACGAGGATGAAGTCGTGAAAACCGTATTGAAGGCCCAGAAGAGGATAGGACGCGAGATAAACTATATTGTCTGGAACGAAAAAGAATTCGCAGAAAAGATTCGTTCAGAAGCCGTGCTTTTACGCGAAATTGCAAAGACCCCAGTTATAATGCTAATTGGTGACGAACATGAGTTTAAGCGATCTATCAAAGAAGCGCATAATTGA
- a CDS encoding IS1595 family transposase, with amino-acid sequence MLQVRQDSHGETIVISFTQLDGTAESDEFYIKAGLKGRPYHKEIIRLGNKPRRRGLKPWRGRGTFEKEQPMITCIHERGSGMTLFDVPIQQPLLDVVCSSVSYGSTVYTDEYRAYGQLQEHGFVHERVGHSGKEYARGDVHVNNCECRSNLCQLWLKKFMGVNRYNLQAYVKSFQFVHNLRDKTREERFRRILCYN; translated from the coding sequence ATGCTACAGGTTCGTCAGGACAGTCATGGAGAAACTATCGTCATTTCCTTCACCCAACTCGACGGTACTGCAGAAAGCGACGAGTTCTACATCAAGGCCGGACTGAAGGGCAGACCATACCATAAGGAAATCATCCGGCTGGGTAATAAGCCTAGAAGGCGCGGACTAAAGCCATGGAGGGGAAGGGGCACATTTGAGAAGGAACAACCAATGATAACCTGCATCCATGAGAGAGGCAGTGGAATGACCCTGTTTGACGTGCCTATACAGCAGCCATTACTTGACGTCGTATGCAGTAGCGTCAGCTATGGCTCTACTGTGTACACAGACGAGTACAGGGCGTACGGCCAGCTGCAAGAACACGGGTTTGTACACGAACGCGTGGGCCACTCCGGGAAGGAATACGCAAGGGGCGATGTTCACGTGAACAACTGCGAGTGCAGGAGCAACCTGTGCCAGCTGTGGCTGAAAAAGTTCATGGGCGTCAACAGGTACAATCTGCAGGCGTACGTGAAATCATTCCAGTTTGTCCATAATCTGAGAGACAAGACTAGGGAAGAAAGGTTCAGACGAATTCTCTGTTACAATTAG
- a CDS encoding type II toxin-antitoxin system VapC family toxin has translation MVCLDTDFMVAYLRKDAAARDKLQELESAQEPLHTTVINAFELYKGAFNAKDTRAELARVDALLDAFFILALDRDSARAAGAFHNRSNPVGESDLLIGSIALANKQVLITKNKKHFERIPGLKVEGW, from the coding sequence ATGGTTTGCCTAGACACCGACTTTATGGTAGCTTACCTCCGGAAAGATGCCGCGGCCAGGGACAAGCTGCAAGAGCTCGAATCCGCGCAGGAGCCGCTGCACACCACGGTGATAAACGCGTTCGAGCTGTACAAGGGTGCTTTCAATGCAAAGGACACCAGAGCAGAGCTTGCACGGGTTGACGCACTTCTTGACGCCTTTTTCATACTTGCGCTTGACAGGGATTCTGCAAGGGCCGCCGGGGCCTTTCACAACAGGTCAAACCCTGTCGGCGAATCGGACCTGCTGATAGGCAGCATTGCCCTTGCCAACAAGCAGGTTCTTATCACAAAGAACAAAAAGCATTTTGAGCGCATACCTGGACTGAAGGTGGAAGGCTGGTAG
- a CDS encoding transposase, with amino-acid sequence MFTLTTSLPDEKWCVDVLRKVRWSDHVTCPYCSSGNVKKDGRYRSYQKYHCKCCKKWFNDKTGIIFYYSHSPSKTWFLVLYLFFVLWPGCSIREVSLETNTPYNRCYRFVRTVMEKLSSFPSPNSTVLQKATSSTSRPD; translated from the coding sequence ATGTTCACCCTGACCACATCCCTCCCTGACGAAAAGTGGTGCGTCGATGTACTGAGAAAGGTCCGGTGGAGCGACCACGTAACATGCCCCTACTGCAGTTCAGGTAATGTGAAGAAGGACGGCAGGTACAGGTCGTACCAAAAGTACCACTGTAAATGCTGCAAGAAATGGTTCAACGACAAGACGGGCATCATATTCTACTATTCACACTCGCCATCGAAAACATGGTTCCTGGTCCTGTACCTATTCTTCGTATTGTGGCCAGGCTGCTCCATAAGGGAAGTATCGCTTGAAACGAATACACCGTACAATAGATGCTACAGGTTCGTCAGGACAGTCATGGAGAAACTATCGTCATTTCCTTCACCCAACTCGACGGTACTGCAGAAAGCGACGAGTTCTACATCAAGGCCGGACTGA